The following are encoded in a window of Kitasatospora sp. NBC_01250 genomic DNA:
- a CDS encoding DUF3224 domain-containing protein: MTDTSSNTTTTTGRFTSTDWQEHPIGAGGTAPRLARVRVANDYTGGIEATGTVCEYTLCYATGKTGAFNGLELLTGRLDGRTGGFVIEQRGTFHEDGSVRCAFEVVPDSGTGELTGLRGSGSYVTVPGEPAVSYSFGYHGLG, encoded by the coding sequence ATGACCGACACCAGCAGCAACACGACCACCACCACCGGCCGTTTCACCTCCACCGACTGGCAGGAGCACCCGATCGGCGCCGGCGGCACGGCCCCGCGGCTGGCCAGGGTCCGGGTCGCCAACGACTACACCGGCGGCATCGAGGCGACCGGCACCGTCTGCGAGTACACCCTCTGCTACGCCACCGGGAAGACCGGCGCCTTCAACGGCCTCGAGCTGCTGACCGGCCGGCTCGACGGCCGCACGGGCGGCTTCGTGATCGAGCAGCGCGGCACCTTTCATGAGGACGGCAGCGTGCGCTGCGCCTTCGAGGTCGTCCCCGACTCGGGTACCGGCGAGCTGACCGGGCTGCGGGGGAGCGGTTCCTACGTCACCGTGCCCGGGGAGCCGGCGGTGTCCTACTCCTTCGGGTACCACGGCCTCGGCTGA
- a CDS encoding substrate-binding domain-containing protein produces the protein MRHTAAKLFAAAAIATSLATVAAGQASADPTVTPAAQDIVGVGSDTIQAVLGQFSTDYNASLTAAGDTTSPRLYSYDATPAGNITTKTGATSIARPNGSGAGITALNNNTSSTVNFARSSRAPQSTDPSTDDFVAFARDAVSWAGKTGGNAPANLSTADLNGIYTCSITNWNQITDVSGYTGPNAAIDAYIPQVNSGTRAFFLQAIGGGTSVTPGSCVKAYTPEENEGTDAVFNDVNAVFPYSAAHYIGQTVGGHTTTTDAPGYLSLRSVDGTSPIAGNALNPAFTATNYGRTVYNVLRDSELNGTGTLSTALQNIFGGTGWICSDPTAAADIASYGFQALPLFACGAVTHS, from the coding sequence ATGCGTCACACTGCCGCCAAGCTGTTCGCCGCCGCCGCGATCGCCACCTCGCTGGCCACCGTCGCCGCCGGCCAGGCCAGCGCCGACCCGACCGTCACCCCGGCCGCCCAGGACATCGTGGGCGTGGGTTCGGACACCATCCAGGCCGTGCTTGGCCAGTTCTCGACCGACTACAACGCCTCGCTGACCGCCGCCGGTGACACCACCTCGCCGCGCCTGTACAGCTACGACGCCACGCCGGCCGGCAACATCACCACGAAGACCGGTGCGACCAGCATCGCCCGCCCGAACGGCTCCGGCGCCGGCATCACCGCGCTGAACAACAACACCAGCTCCACGGTGAACTTCGCCCGCTCCTCCCGCGCCCCGCAGTCGACCGACCCGAGCACCGACGACTTCGTGGCCTTCGCCCGTGACGCCGTCTCCTGGGCGGGCAAGACCGGCGGCAACGCGCCGGCCAACCTGAGCACCGCCGACCTGAACGGCATCTACACCTGCTCCATCACCAACTGGAACCAGATCACCGACGTCTCCGGCTACACCGGCCCGAACGCCGCGATCGACGCCTACATCCCGCAGGTCAACTCCGGCACCCGGGCGTTCTTCCTGCAGGCCATCGGCGGCGGCACCTCGGTCACCCCCGGCTCCTGCGTCAAGGCCTACACCCCGGAGGAGAACGAGGGCACCGACGCGGTGTTCAACGACGTCAACGCCGTCTTCCCGTACTCCGCCGCGCACTACATCGGCCAGACCGTGGGCGGTCACACCACCACCACCGACGCCCCCGGCTACCTGTCGCTGCGCAGCGTGGACGGCACCAGCCCGATCGCCGGCAACGCGCTGAACCCGGCCTTCACCGCCACCAACTACGGCCGCACGGTCTACAACGTGCTGCGTGACTCGGAGCTGAACGGCACCGGCACGCTCTCCACCGCGCTGCAGAACATCTTCGGCGGCACCGGCTGGATCTGCAGCGACCCCACCGCCGCGGCCGACATCGCCAGCTACGGCTTCCAGGCCCTGCCGCTGTTCGCCTGCGGCGCCGTGACCCACTCCTGA